A genomic region of Papaver somniferum cultivar HN1 chromosome 7, ASM357369v1, whole genome shotgun sequence contains the following coding sequences:
- the LOC113298491 gene encoding inorganic pyrophosphatase TTM2-like, with protein MAKDNSVGVESPRRRSGLLRDQVQLLKKRDSDRFEIVPIQDALSFEKGFFIVIRACQLLAQKNEDLILVGVAGPSGAGKTAFTEKILNFMPSIAVISMDNYNDASRIIDGNFDDPRLTDYDTLLENIRGLKEGKPVEVPIYDFKSSSRTGYRTVEVPSSRILIIEGIYALSEKLRPLLDLRVSITGGVHFDLVKRVLRDIQRAGQEPEEIIHQISETVYPMYKAFIEPDLQTAHIKITNKFNPFTGFQNPTYVLKSRKTLTVDQIKAVIPEVHTETTEETYDIYLLPPGEDPEACQSYLRMRNRDGKYNLMFEEWVTDSPFIISPRISFEVSVRLLGGLMALGYTIAAILKRHSSVFFSEKVCLKMDWLEQLNRHYVQVQGKDRLYVNMVAEHLGLGGSYVPRTYIEQIQFEKLVNEVMALPEDLKSKLIEEDFASSPKEAISRLSTDTAATRNTNAKSGVSQSYSALRERSQSKLAKLSVHNLSFNARQPDSPALHANQGVITQLSEQITTLHERLDEFTSRMEELNSRLTTEKASLSQQNLSLQAEACNGSAPHLMPGLGNGSHLPKSSSSSQLVKDSPLMEEINTIVRGQHQVMHQLDNLSNFLRESLTERSDQGRTNSSGGLADFEFVGVPLVLTLAIAGVGIFLFKSLSS; from the exons ATGGCTAAAGATAACTCTGTCGGTGTTGAATCTCCACGGCGAAGGTCTGGTCTTCTGAGAGATCAAGTTCAATTATTAAAGAAAAGGGATTCTGATCGGTTTGAGATTGTCCCAATTCAAGATGCCTTGTCGTTTGAGAAGGGTTTCTTTATTGTGATCCGGGCATGCCAATTATTGGCACAAAAAAATGAAGACCTAATATTGGTAGGAGTAGCAGGTCCTTCTGGGGCTGGGAAGACTGCATTTACTGAGAAGATTCTCAATTTCATGCCCAGCATTGCTGTTATTTCCATGGACAACTACAATGATGCTAGCCGCATTATTGATGGGAACTTCGACG ATCCGCGCTTGACAGACTATGATACACTGCTTGAGAATATCCGTGGTCTAAAAGAGGGGAAACCAGTTGAGGTGCCAATATATGACTTCAAGTCTAGCAGCCGAACAGGATACAG GACAGTTGAGGTCCCAAGCTCTCGGATTTTGATTATTGAAGGCATTTATGCTCTGAGTGAAAAGTTGCGACCGTTGCTAGACCTTCGAGTCTCAATCACTGGTGGGGTTCACTTCGATCTCGTTAAACGTGTTTTACGGGATATACAACGTGCAGGCCAAGAACCAGAAGAAATAATCCATCAAATCTCTGAAACG GTGTATCCAATGTACAAGGCTTTTATTGAACCAGATCTGCAAACAGCACATATAAAAATAACCAACAAATTCAATCCATTCACAGGGTTCCAGAATCCCACTTATGTTTTAAAG TCGCGAAAGACTCTTACTGTTGATCAAATCAAAGCCGTGATTCCTGAAGTGCATACAGAAACCACCGAAGAAACGTATGATATTTATCTTCTTCCACCGGGTGAAGATCCTGAAGCTTGTCAATCGTACCTGCGCATGCGAAACAGAGATGGGAAATACAACCTGATGTTTGAG GAATGGGTTACCGATAGTCCATTCATAATATCACCACGAATATCTTTTGAAGTAAGTGTGCGGCTTCTTGGTGGATTAATGGCCTTGGGTTACACTATAGCAGCCATACTTAAAAGGCATAGTAGTGTTTTCTTCAGTGAAAAGGTCTGTCTGAAGATGGATTGGTTAGAACAACTAAATCGTCACTACGTTCAG GTGCAAGGTAAAGACCGTTTATACGTGAACATGGTGGCAGAGCATCTAGGTTTGGGAGGTTCATATGTTCCTCGCACATACATTGAACAGATTCAATTCGAAAAGCTTGTAAATGAAGTTATG GCACTGCCTGAGGATCTGAAGTCAAAACTCATTGAGGAGGATTTCGCTTCATCACCGAAAGAAGCTATTTCACGACTATCAACAGACACGGCTGCAACGAGAAACACAAATGCTAAGAG CGGCGTGTCACAATCATATTCTGCACTTCGGGAGAGGAGTCAATCCAAGTTGGCTAAACTTTCAGTTCACAATTTAAGCTTCAATGCTAGACAGCCAGATTCACCAGCTCTACATGCAAACCAG GGCGTGATTACTCAACTTTCTGAGCAAATTACCACTCTTCATGAGAGGTTGGATGAGTTCACATCCCGAATGGAAGAGCTGAATTCGAGGTTGACAACTGAGAAAGCTTCTTTAAGCCAACAAAACTTGTCCCTGCAAGCTGAAGCTTGCAATGGATCTGCACCTCACCTCATGCCTGGTTTAGGCAATGGTTCTCATTTACCCAAATCCTCATCTTCGTCTCAGTTAGTGAAGGACTCTCCGTTGATGGAAGAG ATCAACACCATTGTACGAGGGCAACATCAGGTAATGCACCAATTAGACAATCTCAGTAACTTTCTTCGTGAGAGTTTGACTGAGAGGTCAGACCAAGGCAGAACGAACAGCAGTGGTGGACTTGCTGATTTTGAATTTGTCGGGGTTCCTCTTGTTCTCACATTGGCGATTGCTGGTGTAGGAATCTTCTTGTTCAAGAGCTTATCTTCCTAA